The proteins below come from a single Rosa rugosa chromosome 2, drRosRugo1.1, whole genome shotgun sequence genomic window:
- the LOC133728396 gene encoding polycomb group protein EMBRYONIC FLOWER 2 isoform X1 — protein sequence MCRQESQSHVRMSSEEEIAAEESLSIYCKPVEFYNILQRRAIRNPAFLQRCLSYKREAKHKKRIQMTVSVSRNEREGVQSQKLFPLYVFLARLVPDVVAPEYNATYRFSRACMLSNSTGVDGSGQHQANFILPDINKLALEAKSGSLAILLVSFVGAQNPLRGINLSKGPMDMASSPANVGGYCLWSKIPLELLYISWESSPNFGLGQRAELMSTIDMQSCFLKLSCSNEDKCLMIAIPYNPETAIISQQVQVNISAEELGAREKSPYNTYIRNDIPSSSLAHIIRLRAGNVIFNYRYYNNTLQRTEVTEDFSCPFCLVKCASFKGLKYHLLSSHNLFNFEFWVTEECQAVNVSVKTDNWTSEIVADGVDPKLQVFFFCHTMSSSKPPRRRRPKSLNQNSKHVHPHVLHSSLPSGLCVLLDKADDAHSSKGDKARISGVSSSIPQSYADPGCVQSISGNNFAPSQMLLFAKTRKLSVERSDPRNCALLRKRQFFHSHRAQPMTLEQVLSDQDSEDEVDDDVADFEDRRMLDDFVDVTKDEKQMMHMWNSFVRKQQVLADGHIPWACEAFSRLHAHELVQSPALIWCWRLFMIKLWNHGLLDARSMNNCNIILEQYPSKVLDPTELK from the exons ATGTGCCGGCAAGAATCGCAATCGCACGTGCGAATGTCGTCGGAGGAAGAAATCGCCGCCGAGGAGAGCCTCTCTATCTATTGCAAGCCTGTTGAGTTCTATAACATCCTCCAACGCCGTGCTATAAGAAAT CCGGCTTTTCTTCAAAGATGTTTGAGCTACAAAAGAGAGGCCAAGCACAAAAAGAG AATACAAATGACAGTTTCAGTTTCGAGGAATGAGCGAGAAGGTGTACAAAGTCAGAAGCTCTTTCCTTTGTATGTGTTTTTGGCGAGACTAGTTCCTGATGTTGTGGCTCCAGAG TATAATGCTACATATCGATTCAGTCGAGCTTGCATGTTAAGCAATTCAACTGGGGTTGATGGGAGTGGTCAACATCAAGCAAATTTTATTCTGCCTGACATCAACAAGCTCGCATTGGAGGCTAAATCGGGCTCACTTGCCATTTTGCTCGTCAGCTTTG TGGGTGCACAAAATCCACTGCGTGGAATCAATTTGTCCAAGGGTCCAATGGATATGGCATCATCTCCTG CAAATGTAGGAGGGTATTGCCTATGGAGCAAGATACCACTGGAATTACTTTATATATCATGGGAGAGTTCTCCTAATTTTGGTTTGGGACAGAGAGCTGAGTTGATGTCGACTATTGACATGCAATCTTGCTTTTTGAAG TTAAGTTGTTCAAATGAGGACAAGTGCCTTATGATTGCAATTCCGTATAATCCAGAAACTGCT ATCATATCCCAGCAAGTGCAGGTCAATATTTCTGCAGAGGAGCTTGGTGCCAGGGAAAAATCTCCTTATAATACATACATACGTAATGACATTCCTTCTTCATCGTTAGCTCATATCATTCG GTTAAGGGCAGGAAATGTGATTTTTAATTATAGATACTACAACAATACGTTGCAAAGGACAGAAG TGACTGAAGATTTTTCCTGTCCGTTTTGTTTGGTTAAATGTGCAAGCTTTAAG GGTCTGAAATATCATCTGCTCTCATCACATAATCTCTTCAACTTTGAATTTTGG GTAACTGAAGAGTGTCAAGCTGTAAACGTGTCTGTGAAAACTGACAATTGGACATCTGAG ATTGTTGCTGATGGTGTTGATCCTAAGCTACAAGTATTCTTCttttg TCATACCATGTCCAGCTCAAAGCCACCTAGACGAAGAAGACCCAAGAGCCTaaatcaaaattcaaagcaTGTACATCCACACGTCTTACACTCGAGCTTACCTTCAGGACTCTGTGTGCTTTTGGACAAGGCCGATG ATGCTCATTCTAGTAAGGGTGATAAGGCCAGGATATCAG GGGTTTCAAGTTCGATACCACAGTCATATGCTGATCCAGGTTGTGTTCAATCAATATCTGGAAACAATTTTGCACCTTCTCAAATGCTACTGTTTGCAAAGACAAGAAAATTATCAGTTGAACGCTCAGACCCTAGAAA CTGTGCCCTCCTGCGGAAGCGACAATTCTTTCACTCACATAGAGCCCAG ccAATGACGTTGGAACAAGTTTTGTCCGATCAAGATAGTGAGGATGAGGTTGATGATGATGTTGCTGATTTTGAAGATCGCAGG ATGCTTGATGATTTCGTTGATGTAACCAAAGATGAGAAGCAAATGATGCATATGTGGAACTCCTTCGTGAGAAAGCAACA GGTGTTGGCTGATGGCCACATTCCTTGGGCGTGTGAGGCATTTTCAAGATTGCATGCACATGAGCTTGTGCAATCCCCGGCCTTGATATG GTGTTGGAGATTATTTATGATCAAGTTGTGGAATCATGGTCTCCTGGACGCACGCAGTATGAACAACTGTAACATTATTCTTGAACAATATCCGAGCAAGGTTTTGGATCCGACGGAGTTGAAATAG
- the LOC133731015 gene encoding uncharacterized protein LOC133731015: MFSISIYVKRLVLFDEAVVSLFGGEDAIHDSFFYLCGRLLSKKAVVLSSFSAAISNVWGLKERVLIRQEEEDIFVFQFKEMEVKNRVLSGGPWFYNNSMLLLADYDGVSDLGAAPLHLLEVWVAVKGLRIAMRNEKALTLIGRVLGDFVRVDQGAVQRKDHVQRIRVIHDVRRRIWAQRRFVFSSVVSVMVELQYEKCHGLCAACGFFGHGGGPCDGRLAAEALGLVMPGGEVSNREGLSSVSGPRDSPMAAVVWPEVLSPVSEILGLVAEAAGEQVVTVGGSELEVADVASGMAAPEKPAGNPNFDLGLTVALTGGLIGVVGLGEQSLTGSKSVGPSAGLAAGKSPNLGLGVRKKVFKPSLAIIPPEFQLGELVEVPISMGVAPKKKGRPPGRRAKQLQSPKKAEGTVVGVDLCSNSNGKELLIV, from the coding sequence atgttctctatttcaatctatgtaAAAAGATTAGTACTGTTTGACGAGGCCGTGGTAAGCCTGTTTGGTGGAGAGGATGCTATCCATGATTCTTTTTTCTATCTCTGTGGCCGACTTCTGTCCAAGAAGGCGGTGGTGCTTTCATCGTTTTCGGCGGCGATCTCCAATGTTTGGGGATTGAAGGAGAGGGTTTTGATCcggcaggaggaggaggacatcTTTGTCTTCCAATTTAAGGAGATGGAGGTGAAGAATCGGGTACTCTCGGGGGGTCCTTGGTTCTATAACAACTCCATGCTGTTGCTGGCGGATTACGACGGAGTCTCTGACCTAGGAGCGGCGCCGCTGCATCTCCTTGAGGTGTGGGTGGCTGTGAAAGGGTTGCGGATAGCGATGCGGAATGAGAAAGCCCTAACCCTAATCGGACGCGTACTGGGGGACTTTGTTCGCGTTGATCAGGGGGCGGTGCAAAGGAAGGATCATGTCCAGAGGATCCGTGTGATTCATGATGTTCGCCGGAGGATTTGGGCGCAACGGAGGTTTGTCTTTTCATCGGTTGTTTCGGTGATGGTGGAGTTACAATATGAAAAATGCCATGGGTTGTGTGCGGCTTGTGGTTTTTTTGGCCATGGGGGAGGTCCGTGTGACGGAAGGTTGGCGGCGGAGGCGCTCGGGCTGGTGATGCCGGGCGGTGAGGTATCGAATAGGGAGGGCTTGAGCTCGGTGTCCGGACCGCGAGATTCTCCGATGGCCGCTGTCGTGTGGCCGGAAGTGCTTTCTCCGGTGTCAGAGATTCTGGGTTTGGTGGCGGAGGCGGCTGGTGAGCAGGTGGTGACGGTGGGTGGCTCTGAGTTGGAGGTTGCAGACGTTGCATCTGGGATGGCTGCTCCGGAAAAACCGGcgggaaaccctaattttgatTTAGGGTTGACCGTAGCTTTGACTGGGGGCTTGATTGGGGTTGTTGGGCTGGGAGAGCAAAGTTTGACTGGGTCCAAGTCTGTTGGGCCTTCTGCTGGGCTTGCTGCTGGAAAAAGTCCAAACTTGGGCTTGGGTGTGAGAAAAAAGGTTTTTAAACCTAGTCTGGCAATTATTCCTCCGGAATTCCAATTGGGTGAATTAGTGGAGGTTCCGATTTCGATGGGAGTAGCTCCAAAGAAGAAGGGTCGTCCGCCTGGACGCCGGGCTAAACAGTTACAATCTCCAAAGAAAGCGGAAGGTACTGTTGTCGGTGTGGATTTATGCTCCAACTCGAATGGGAAGGAGCTGCTTATTGTTTGA
- the LOC133728396 gene encoding polycomb group protein EMBRYONIC FLOWER 2 isoform X2, with amino-acid sequence MCRQESQSHVRMSSEEEIAAEESLSIYCKPVEFYNILQRRAIRNPAFLQRCLSYKREAKHKKRIQMTVSVSRNEREGVQSQKLFPLYVFLARLVPDVVAPEYNATYRFSRACMLSNSTGVDGSGQHQANFILPDINKLALEAKSGSLAILLVSFVGAQNPLRGINLSKGPMDMASSPANVGGYCLWSKIPLELLYISWESSPNFGLGQRAELMSTIDMQSCFLKLSCSNEDKCLMIAIPYNPETAIISQQVQVNISAEELGAREKSPYNTYIRNDIPSSSLAHIIRLRAGNVIFNYRYYNNTLQRTEVTEDFSCPFCLVKCASFKGLKYHLLSSHNLFNFEFWVTEECQAVNVSVKTDNWTSEIVADGVDPKLQVFFFCSKPPRRRRPKSLNQNSKHVHPHVLHSSLPSGLCVLLDKADDAHSSKGDKARISGVSSSIPQSYADPGCVQSISGNNFAPSQMLLFAKTRKLSVERSDPRNCALLRKRQFFHSHRAQPMTLEQVLSDQDSEDEVDDDVADFEDRRMLDDFVDVTKDEKQMMHMWNSFVRKQQVLADGHIPWACEAFSRLHAHELVQSPALIWCWRLFMIKLWNHGLLDARSMNNCNIILEQYPSKVLDPTELK; translated from the exons ATGTGCCGGCAAGAATCGCAATCGCACGTGCGAATGTCGTCGGAGGAAGAAATCGCCGCCGAGGAGAGCCTCTCTATCTATTGCAAGCCTGTTGAGTTCTATAACATCCTCCAACGCCGTGCTATAAGAAAT CCGGCTTTTCTTCAAAGATGTTTGAGCTACAAAAGAGAGGCCAAGCACAAAAAGAG AATACAAATGACAGTTTCAGTTTCGAGGAATGAGCGAGAAGGTGTACAAAGTCAGAAGCTCTTTCCTTTGTATGTGTTTTTGGCGAGACTAGTTCCTGATGTTGTGGCTCCAGAG TATAATGCTACATATCGATTCAGTCGAGCTTGCATGTTAAGCAATTCAACTGGGGTTGATGGGAGTGGTCAACATCAAGCAAATTTTATTCTGCCTGACATCAACAAGCTCGCATTGGAGGCTAAATCGGGCTCACTTGCCATTTTGCTCGTCAGCTTTG TGGGTGCACAAAATCCACTGCGTGGAATCAATTTGTCCAAGGGTCCAATGGATATGGCATCATCTCCTG CAAATGTAGGAGGGTATTGCCTATGGAGCAAGATACCACTGGAATTACTTTATATATCATGGGAGAGTTCTCCTAATTTTGGTTTGGGACAGAGAGCTGAGTTGATGTCGACTATTGACATGCAATCTTGCTTTTTGAAG TTAAGTTGTTCAAATGAGGACAAGTGCCTTATGATTGCAATTCCGTATAATCCAGAAACTGCT ATCATATCCCAGCAAGTGCAGGTCAATATTTCTGCAGAGGAGCTTGGTGCCAGGGAAAAATCTCCTTATAATACATACATACGTAATGACATTCCTTCTTCATCGTTAGCTCATATCATTCG GTTAAGGGCAGGAAATGTGATTTTTAATTATAGATACTACAACAATACGTTGCAAAGGACAGAAG TGACTGAAGATTTTTCCTGTCCGTTTTGTTTGGTTAAATGTGCAAGCTTTAAG GGTCTGAAATATCATCTGCTCTCATCACATAATCTCTTCAACTTTGAATTTTGG GTAACTGAAGAGTGTCAAGCTGTAAACGTGTCTGTGAAAACTGACAATTGGACATCTGAG ATTGTTGCTGATGGTGTTGATCCTAAGCTACAAGTATTCTTCttttg CTCAAAGCCACCTAGACGAAGAAGACCCAAGAGCCTaaatcaaaattcaaagcaTGTACATCCACACGTCTTACACTCGAGCTTACCTTCAGGACTCTGTGTGCTTTTGGACAAGGCCGATG ATGCTCATTCTAGTAAGGGTGATAAGGCCAGGATATCAG GGGTTTCAAGTTCGATACCACAGTCATATGCTGATCCAGGTTGTGTTCAATCAATATCTGGAAACAATTTTGCACCTTCTCAAATGCTACTGTTTGCAAAGACAAGAAAATTATCAGTTGAACGCTCAGACCCTAGAAA CTGTGCCCTCCTGCGGAAGCGACAATTCTTTCACTCACATAGAGCCCAG ccAATGACGTTGGAACAAGTTTTGTCCGATCAAGATAGTGAGGATGAGGTTGATGATGATGTTGCTGATTTTGAAGATCGCAGG ATGCTTGATGATTTCGTTGATGTAACCAAAGATGAGAAGCAAATGATGCATATGTGGAACTCCTTCGTGAGAAAGCAACA GGTGTTGGCTGATGGCCACATTCCTTGGGCGTGTGAGGCATTTTCAAGATTGCATGCACATGAGCTTGTGCAATCCCCGGCCTTGATATG GTGTTGGAGATTATTTATGATCAAGTTGTGGAATCATGGTCTCCTGGACGCACGCAGTATGAACAACTGTAACATTATTCTTGAACAATATCCGAGCAAGGTTTTGGATCCGACGGAGTTGAAATAG